The Lewinellaceae bacterium genome has a segment encoding these proteins:
- the cmr1 gene encoding type III-B CRISPR module RAMP protein Cmr1: MEKITFECETITPMFLAGADGQTPELRAPSIKGALRFWWRALNGHLGLNKLKETEGELFGGTGDKKSNRSQLIIQVPFVENLKIDHGGKPVPHKGFMTQNAIETGEHFKICLMFMDKNQRETFRSLFILTCVLGGFGKRVRRGMGSVKILKEDEALFNMPQNLEGIHHYISELSKHFLLKPSGIYNNFSGRMELYPWVQSIEIGKTNHPNLVKHISQKTHDFKFDEDNKYSYEPSIGHAFRGRFASPIYVSALEANNELRPIITTLNTVPDRSHRNIDPVLQEEFKNSIL; encoded by the coding sequence ATGGAAAAAATAACATTTGAATGTGAAACGATAACGCCTATGTTTTTGGCAGGAGCGGATGGACAGACTCCGGAATTGAGGGCGCCTAGTATTAAGGGGGCTTTGAGGTTTTGGTGGCGGGCTTTGAATGGGCATTTGGGGTTAAATAAACTAAAAGAAACAGAAGGCGAATTGTTTGGAGGCACAGGTGATAAAAAATCTAACCGAAGTCAATTGATAATTCAAGTGCCTTTTGTGGAAAATTTAAAGATTGACCATGGTGGAAAACCTGTGCCACATAAAGGATTTATGACTCAGAATGCCATTGAAACAGGGGAGCATTTTAAGATCTGTTTAATGTTTATGGATAAAAACCAAAGGGAAACATTCCGATCCTTATTTATCCTGACCTGTGTTTTAGGTGGTTTTGGTAAGCGAGTAAGGAGAGGCATGGGCAGTGTTAAGATATTAAAAGAGGATGAAGCTTTGTTTAATATGCCTCAAAATTTAGAGGGAATTCACCACTATATATCGGAACTGTCCAAACACTTTTTACTTAAACCAAGTGGAATTTATAATAACTTCAGCGGTAGAATGGAATTGTATCCATGGGTACAATCGATAGAAATTGGCAAAACAAACCACCCAAATTTGGTAAAACACATAAGTCAAAAAACGCATGACTTTAAATTTGATGAGGACAATAAATATTCATATGAGCCTTCCATCGGACACGCCTTCAGAGGACGGTTCGCATCGCCAATTTATGTTTCAGCCCTTGAAGCCAATAATGAACTCCGTCCCATTATTACAACATTAAATACCGTACCTGACCGATCTCATAGAAA
- a CDS encoding WYL domain-containing protein, translating into MPKNKSAAYRYRLIDSALRNTGRKWTFEALLDYVQEKLYENYDVQGCSQRTLENDIALMRKASPEGFNAPIKRAKGYIFYADPDYSIHNQPLIESDIKTLQAALDVLEQFKGLPHAGQILQIVEKVKGVLKMPEKTRSENIIFFEHNDDLVGLNWLEPLVNQIRNKNELKIIYHPFYEENSSELIFHPFFLQEFNNRWYVIGLNVNENINWVLALDRIKELAPTGKKITSSGPVSGGKYFENVIGVTIPNGHPIETIKLKLSSLRAPYVVTKPMHHSQKVLATETSGAVTIELKMILNRELKAELLSFGPDIEVLSPERLREEMKSLLEQAGKLYG; encoded by the coding sequence ATGCCCAAAAACAAATCTGCTGCCTATCGGTACCGACTCATAGACAGTGCCCTCCGTAATACGGGTAGGAAATGGACCTTTGAAGCCTTACTCGATTATGTTCAGGAGAAACTTTACGAAAACTACGATGTCCAGGGGTGCAGCCAAAGAACCCTCGAAAACGACATTGCCCTCATGAGGAAAGCTTCTCCCGAAGGGTTCAACGCTCCCATAAAGCGGGCTAAAGGATACATATTTTATGCTGATCCTGATTATTCAATTCACAACCAGCCACTTATCGAAAGTGATATAAAAACTTTACAGGCAGCACTTGATGTTTTGGAGCAGTTTAAAGGTTTACCTCATGCGGGACAAATTCTGCAAATAGTAGAAAAAGTGAAAGGCGTTCTTAAAATGCCCGAAAAGACGCGGTCCGAGAATATTATTTTTTTCGAACACAATGATGACCTGGTGGGGCTAAACTGGTTGGAGCCGCTTGTTAACCAGATCCGGAATAAAAATGAGCTGAAAATAATTTATCATCCTTTTTATGAAGAAAATTCGAGTGAGCTCATTTTCCATCCATTTTTTTTGCAGGAATTTAATAACAGATGGTATGTTATTGGATTGAATGTCAATGAAAATATTAACTGGGTGCTGGCCCTGGACAGGATAAAGGAATTAGCGCCCACAGGAAAAAAGATAACTTCATCCGGCCCCGTTTCCGGGGGGAAATATTTTGAAAACGTAATTGGGGTCACCATACCCAATGGCCACCCTATTGAAACCATTAAATTGAAACTGTCTTCCCTGAGAGCACCTTATGTGGTTACCAAACCTATGCACCACTCTCAAAAGGTCCTGGCCACCGAAACTTCAGGAGCCGTGACCATTGAACTCAAAATGATCTTAAACCGGGAACTTAAAGCCGAATTACTCAGTTTCGGACCTGATATCGAGGTTTTATCACCGGAAAGACTACGGGAAGAGATGAAGTCTTTATTGGAGCAGGCCGGCAAATTGTATGGGTGA
- a CDS encoding T9SS type A sorting domain-containing protein, whose translation MKFTGKNYFLFLVLIFWSLNILYGQTAYDPTLKPGAKWEIEIGAGMNNYNYGYLLVTCDTVEINEKQYVLLRGTSSTGLNECGAVSYVREDTSERKIYFLPEADENLEELLLIDYTLEQGDTFFLHNGWGQQVVDTVRYIEFWGQTAKFIDFGCAPCEGFIEGFGMYSSGPSINCEGYSYISGYEIVDCDEVNEVAEVVPSDAVLVYPNPAGDNLNIAIKTPSITYPVLLEIRSLTGELLVEKPVFSSHISLEMDGLPMGILWMKIIGRDILLSRKIIHLSEK comes from the coding sequence ATGAAATTTACGGGCAAAAATTATTTTTTATTTTTAGTATTGATCTTCTGGTCTTTAAATATCCTTTATGGCCAGACGGCCTATGATCCCACCCTCAAACCAGGGGCGAAATGGGAAATCGAGATCGGTGCTGGAATGAATAATTACAATTACGGATACCTTTTGGTGACCTGCGATACGGTTGAAATCAACGAAAAGCAATACGTCTTGCTTAGAGGAACCTCTTCCACAGGACTGAATGAATGCGGGGCCGTATCGTATGTCAGGGAAGACACCTCGGAAAGGAAGATCTACTTTCTTCCGGAAGCCGATGAGAACCTGGAAGAATTGCTGCTCATCGATTATACGCTTGAACAGGGAGATACTTTTTTCTTACACAACGGTTGGGGCCAGCAGGTGGTTGATACCGTCCGGTATATAGAATTCTGGGGGCAGACCGCAAAATTTATAGATTTCGGCTGCGCCCCATGTGAAGGATTTATTGAAGGTTTTGGCATGTATTCTTCGGGCCCTTCAATCAATTGTGAAGGGTACTCCTATATTTCCGGGTATGAAATAGTGGATTGTGATGAAGTGAATGAGGTAGCCGAAGTTGTGCCTTCTGATGCCGTTTTGGTTTACCCCAATCCGGCCGGGGATAATTTAAACATAGCAATAAAGACTCCGTCGATTACCTATCCTGTATTGCTTGAAATAAGGTCGTTAACGGGGGAATTGTTGGTGGAGAAACCTGTGTTTTCCAGCCATATCAGTCTGGAAATGGACGGATTGCCCATGGGGATTTTATGGATGAAGATCATTGGCCGGGACATTCTTTTGAGTAGAAAAATCATCCACCTTTCTGAAAAATAG
- a CDS encoding succinylglutamate desuccinylase/aspartoacylase family protein: protein MIKRGDDIPVISVFDLKLTPKNSIGNYWLKLISDGLGNPIYVPIIVARGTQDGPVLGLTAAIHGNELNGIPAIQRLFAEIEPEKLKGCIIGVPVVNIPAFLRKKRRFIDGVDLNHIMPGKSNGNVSEVYAYRFVEKILKHFDFLLDLHTASFGRVNSYYVRADMDDAVTRELALLQNAEIIVHNPPSDGTLRGAAEELQIPAITLELGNPNTFQKQLIRSGVEGIHNVLSYLEMIGDSIEPPAEPTIICQSSYWMYTDLGGLLTVTVGLKDRVKKGERVALIRDVFGNLLKEYMAPEDGIVIGKSVSPVNQSGGRILHLGIER from the coding sequence ATGATAAAAAGAGGAGATGATATTCCTGTAATTTCAGTTTTTGACCTAAAACTTACCCCTAAAAATTCTATCGGGAATTATTGGCTGAAGCTTATTTCCGATGGTCTGGGGAACCCTATTTATGTGCCCATCATTGTGGCGAGGGGCACCCAGGACGGTCCGGTACTCGGGTTGACGGCTGCGATTCACGGCAATGAGTTGAATGGCATTCCCGCTATACAACGGTTATTTGCAGAAATAGAGCCTGAAAAACTCAAAGGGTGCATCATCGGTGTGCCGGTGGTAAACATTCCTGCATTTTTGAGAAAAAAGAGGAGATTTATCGATGGCGTTGACCTGAACCATATTATGCCCGGGAAAAGCAATGGCAATGTGAGTGAGGTATATGCCTATCGTTTTGTGGAGAAGATTCTCAAACATTTTGATTTTTTGCTGGACCTGCATACCGCCAGCTTTGGAAGGGTAAATTCCTATTACGTCCGGGCTGACATGGATGATGCGGTTACACGAGAACTGGCCTTATTGCAAAATGCGGAGATTATCGTGCACAATCCCCCTTCCGACGGTACCTTGAGAGGAGCCGCCGAGGAACTTCAGATTCCGGCCATTACATTGGAACTGGGCAACCCCAATACCTTTCAGAAGCAATTGATCAGAAGCGGGGTAGAAGGTATACACAATGTGCTTTCTTACCTTGAGATGATCGGGGATTCGATAGAGCCTCCCGCAGAACCTACCATCATTTGTCAAAGTTCCTACTGGATGTACACAGATCTTGGAGGCCTGCTCACCGTGACGGTGGGATTGAAAGACCGGGTAAAAAAAGGGGAAAGAGTTGCCCTTATTCGCGACGTTTTCGGAAATTTACTCAAAGAATACATGGCCCCGGAAGATGGCATCGTCATCGGCAAAAGCGTGAGCCCCGTCAACCAGTCGGGCGGGCGGATTTTGCACCTGGGCATCGAACGATAA
- a CDS encoding glutathione synthetase — protein MRQYKFLVLTDHRGHSKENSLYAILSKIIEHPQCEKVHLASRGNEHNHSFFYDNSGTEIYVYEVRKGFAFDPDPSRFTQNNLKADISDYDIIFMRLPRPVSSDFLHTLAEKAKDKVMINHPIGIENTGSKAYLLNFPEWCPSMKLCHSIDEIRHFARQFPIVLKPLKEYGGKGILKIEGTKIYDGEEEFEMEPYLLEKENFIREEGYLAMEFLKNVTKGDKRILVVGGEIMAASLRMPAEGSWLCNVARGGYAVPAEPDEDEVKMIRAISPRLLEEGIFIFGADTLVGNDGKRVLSEINTLSIGGFPQAEEQTGRPIVRDLVNKIITFADDKKRR, from the coding sequence ATGCGGCAGTACAAATTTTTAGTATTAACCGATCATCGCGGACACAGCAAGGAAAATTCACTTTATGCCATACTTTCTAAAATTATTGAGCATCCACAATGCGAAAAAGTGCACCTTGCCAGCCGGGGCAATGAACACAACCATTCTTTTTTTTATGACAACTCCGGCACAGAAATTTATGTTTATGAAGTCAGGAAAGGTTTTGCATTTGATCCCGACCCCTCAAGATTTACTCAAAATAACCTCAAGGCGGATATTTCGGATTATGACATTATCTTTATGCGTCTGCCCAGGCCTGTGTCTTCGGATTTTTTGCATACCCTGGCGGAAAAGGCAAAAGACAAGGTGATGATCAATCATCCTATAGGCATTGAAAACACCGGCAGCAAAGCTTATTTGCTGAATTTTCCTGAATGGTGCCCATCAATGAAATTATGCCATTCCATTGATGAAATTCGTCATTTTGCAAGGCAATTTCCCATCGTTTTGAAACCCCTGAAAGAGTATGGAGGAAAGGGGATATTGAAAATTGAAGGAACGAAAATATATGACGGGGAGGAGGAGTTTGAAATGGAACCTTATTTGCTGGAAAAGGAAAACTTCATCCGAGAGGAAGGGTATCTGGCGATGGAGTTTTTGAAAAATGTGACAAAGGGGGACAAAAGGATTTTAGTGGTGGGGGGAGAAATTATGGCAGCTTCGCTCAGAATGCCCGCTGAAGGCTCCTGGCTTTGCAACGTGGCACGTGGAGGTTACGCCGTTCCTGCGGAGCCGGATGAAGACGAAGTAAAAATGATCCGGGCGATTAGTCCGCGTCTGCTCGAAGAAGGAATTTTCATTTTTGGAGCGGATACACTGGTGGGAAACGACGGGAAAAGGGTACTTTCAGAGATTAATACACTCAGCATTGGCGGTTTTCCCCAGGCAGAAGAACAAACAGGCAGGCCTATTGTCAGGGATTTGGTAAATAAAATAATCACATTTGCAGATGATAAAAAGAGGAGATGA
- a CDS encoding GNAT family N-acetyltransferase yields MITIHRTNSQNADFRILVQKLDQELKIKDGADHAFYAPFNVIDKVSQVVVAYWDSLPVGCGAIKAYDKAGVVEIKRMFVDPAHRGRGIATKILQELESWARELSYSRCILETGLKQPEAIALYKKCGYLIIPNYGQYENVEGSVCFEKTLF; encoded by the coding sequence ATGATAACCATACACAGGACAAATTCTCAAAATGCAGATTTCAGAATACTGGTCCAAAAACTCGATCAGGAATTAAAAATAAAGGATGGAGCGGATCATGCTTTTTACGCTCCCTTTAACGTTATCGACAAGGTCAGCCAGGTGGTGGTGGCTTATTGGGATAGTCTGCCTGTCGGATGTGGAGCTATCAAAGCCTACGACAAAGCAGGCGTAGTGGAAATCAAAAGAATGTTTGTCGACCCGGCTCACAGAGGCAGGGGAATCGCCACAAAAATCCTTCAGGAACTGGAATCATGGGCCCGGGAGCTGTCCTATTCCCGCTGCATCCTGGAAACCGGCCTAAAACAACCCGAAGCCATTGCCTTGTACAAAAAATGTGGTTACCTGATCATTCCCAATTATGGCCAATACGAAAATGTTGAGGGCAGTGTTTGCTTTGAGAAGACCCTTTTTTGA
- a CDS encoding GNAT family N-acetyltransferase, giving the protein MSEALKAIIDFGFIRLEADEIEACHALWNKASEKVLQRNGMTFLEYIEKGFQKNGAWVPENLLEIRRADWEKLEK; this is encoded by the coding sequence ATGTCGGAAGCATTGAAAGCAATTATTGATTTTGGGTTTATACGCCTCGAAGCTGATGAAATAGAGGCCTGTCATGCGCTTTGGAACAAAGCGAGTGAAAAGGTATTGCAAAGAAACGGGATGACCTTCCTAGAATACATTGAAAAAGGATTTCAGAAAAACGGAGCCTGGGTACCGGAAAATCTCCTTGAGATCAGGAGGGCCGACTGGGAGAAGTTGGAAAAATAA
- a CDS encoding transposase yields the protein MMAGHRIINQNSLHFLTFTVVGWVDVFTRKKYRDIFIDSLKYCIEHKELLIFSYVIMSNHIHLIVRTDSQAGLSAIIRDLKTFTSKSIIKAILENPGESRSEWMLRLFKFYAKFNKNNSKYQFWQQDNKPIELVSLKCINQKLDYIHLNPVKAEIVELPEHYLYSSARNYIGQQGLIEVEILDFRNNIGYIDL from the coding sequence ATCATGGCCGGACACAGGATCATCAACCAAAATAGCTTACATTTTCTTACTTTCACCGTGGTGGGATGGGTAGATGTCTTTACCAGAAAAAAATACAGGGATATTTTCATCGATAGTTTGAAATATTGCATAGAACATAAAGAGCTGCTAATTTTCTCATACGTGATCATGAGTAATCATATACACCTCATTGTCAGAACGGACAGTCAGGCAGGATTGTCCGCTATTATCCGTGATCTAAAGACATTTACCTCTAAAAGCATCATAAAGGCGATCCTTGAAAATCCGGGAGAAAGCAGGTCAGAATGGATGTTGCGGTTATTTAAATTTTATGCCAAATTCAATAAAAACAATAGCAAATATCAATTTTGGCAGCAGGACAACAAGCCCATCGAACTTGTTTCGCTGAAATGTATCAATCAAAAACTGGATTATATACATCTGAATCCCGTGAAGGCTGAAATTGTTGAATTGCCGGAACATTATCTTTATTCCAGCGCACGGAATTACATCGGACAGCAAGGGCTGATAGAGGTGGAAATTTTGGATTTTCGGAATAATATTGGATATATTGATTTGTGA
- a CDS encoding transglycosylase domain-containing protein: MNTSDNNIVQKIREESALLYHKAKRKFYAFRLEKPKWYLGLKIALAAGGAAVVGMFLMAVLVYKGAFGPLPNYAELKNIRNHTASEVYAKDGVLLGKYYVENRTNADFDEISPNIINALIATEDARFFEHSGIDFRAMMRVLFKSVLLSKKSSGGGSTLSQQLAKNLYPRKNYRLLAMVINKYREAFIARRLEKVYTKEELLKLYLNTVSFSENVYGIKVASQRFFDKSPENLATEEAALLIGTLKGTSLYNPVRHPDRATERRNTVLNQMSRFGNLTEAECDSLKNIPLKLKYSQEGDNKGLATYFREHLRQELEEILADHTKPDGTSYNLYTDGLKIYTTIDASMQKYAEEAINEHMPELQKAFNKEWKKGIPWEDNNALRNAVARSPRYKSLKAQGLSQKEIDAVFKTPVKMRVFSWTEGEVEKEMSPLDSVKYYLGLLNTGFLAIDPTTGLVKAWVGGINHKYFQYDHVKSQRQAGSTFKPIVYTQALRSGMLPCEYTENKLVMYEQFDNWEPRNADGKYGGVYSMEGALSHSVNTTTVEVALRAGIDSIRYLARAMGIKGELPSGPAIALGTGNVSLMDMIQVYGTFATRGVRPEMFYLDRVETADGKVIAAFKRPNPDNFKRVISRDHVDMMIKMMEAVVDSGTARALRYRFGLYGEFAGKTGTTQNQSDGWFVGYNPKLVAGVWVGAENPNVHFKSMRYGQGSASALPIWGLFMQKVLKDPAFKSIKKAQFTPMRDTIAAMMQCPPFLDEMPVFVNFEEEDYMDILEFQEQMESMDPHLRDSLIRANPRKDHETLSEYSERIRRHNERIDNKRSRQEKRKEFWNNVLFGDKKKN; this comes from the coding sequence ATGAATACATCCGACAACAATATTGTACAAAAAATCAGGGAGGAATCGGCCTTATTATATCATAAGGCAAAGCGGAAATTCTATGCTTTCAGGTTAGAAAAACCGAAGTGGTACCTGGGGCTGAAAATCGCACTGGCCGCAGGAGGGGCTGCCGTCGTCGGCATGTTCCTGATGGCGGTGCTGGTTTACAAAGGTGCCTTTGGCCCCTTGCCCAATTATGCAGAGTTAAAGAATATCCGAAATCATACTGCCTCGGAGGTTTATGCCAAGGACGGAGTTTTACTGGGCAAGTATTATGTTGAGAACCGGACCAATGCCGATTTTGACGAAATTTCTCCCAACATCATCAATGCTCTGATTGCGACGGAAGATGCCCGTTTTTTTGAACACAGCGGGATCGATTTTCGGGCCATGATGCGTGTGCTTTTCAAATCGGTATTGTTGTCGAAAAAATCTTCCGGCGGGGGAAGTACCCTAAGCCAGCAATTGGCTAAAAACCTCTATCCCAGAAAAAACTACCGACTGTTGGCCATGGTGATCAATAAATACCGGGAGGCATTCATCGCGCGGCGACTGGAAAAGGTTTACACCAAGGAAGAACTGCTGAAACTTTACCTCAATACCGTCTCCTTTAGTGAAAATGTGTATGGTATTAAAGTGGCTTCCCAGCGTTTTTTTGACAAATCTCCTGAAAATCTGGCCACAGAGGAAGCGGCCCTGCTGATCGGCACCCTCAAAGGCACCAGCCTTTATAACCCGGTCAGGCATCCCGACCGCGCTACCGAACGCCGGAATACCGTCCTCAACCAAATGTCCAGGTTCGGGAATCTCACCGAAGCGGAATGCGACTCCCTAAAGAATATTCCCTTGAAATTAAAATACAGCCAGGAAGGAGACAACAAGGGCCTGGCCACCTATTTCAGGGAGCACCTGCGCCAGGAACTGGAAGAAATTCTCGCAGACCATACCAAACCTGACGGCACTTCCTACAACCTCTACACCGACGGGCTCAAAATTTATACCACCATTGATGCCAGTATGCAAAAATACGCCGAAGAGGCCATTAATGAACACATGCCCGAGTTGCAAAAAGCTTTTAATAAGGAATGGAAAAAGGGCATACCCTGGGAGGACAATAATGCCCTGCGAAATGCCGTCGCGAGGTCCCCACGATACAAATCCCTCAAAGCACAGGGACTGAGCCAAAAAGAAATTGATGCGGTTTTTAAAACTCCCGTCAAAATGAGGGTCTTCAGCTGGACAGAAGGGGAGGTGGAAAAAGAAATGAGCCCCCTGGATTCAGTGAAATACTACCTCGGTTTACTGAATACGGGCTTCCTGGCCATTGATCCTACCACAGGGCTGGTTAAGGCCTGGGTAGGAGGGATCAACCATAAATATTTCCAATACGATCACGTAAAATCACAACGCCAGGCAGGATCTACTTTCAAGCCTATCGTTTACACCCAGGCCCTGCGTTCAGGTATGTTGCCGTGTGAATATACGGAAAACAAACTCGTAATGTATGAGCAGTTTGATAACTGGGAACCCAGGAATGCCGATGGCAAATACGGGGGTGTTTATTCCATGGAAGGTGCTTTGAGCCATTCGGTGAACACTACTACCGTCGAAGTAGCCCTGCGTGCGGGCATCGATTCCATTCGATACCTGGCCCGGGCGATGGGCATCAAGGGCGAATTGCCGTCAGGGCCCGCCATTGCCCTGGGAACGGGAAACGTCTCTCTCATGGATATGATACAGGTATATGGTACTTTCGCCACTCGCGGGGTGCGGCCCGAGATGTTCTACCTGGACCGGGTGGAGACCGCCGACGGAAAGGTCATCGCCGCCTTCAAGAGACCTAACCCGGATAACTTTAAAAGGGTAATCTCCAGAGACCATGTAGATATGATGATCAAAATGATGGAAGCCGTAGTCGATAGCGGAACCGCCCGCGCCCTGAGATATCGCTTCGGGCTATATGGAGAATTTGCCGGAAAAACAGGAACCACTCAAAACCAGTCGGATGGATGGTTTGTCGGGTATAACCCAAAACTGGTGGCCGGCGTATGGGTGGGCGCAGAAAATCCCAACGTTCATTTCAAAAGCATGCGTTATGGACAGGGATCGGCTTCTGCTTTGCCTATTTGGGGATTGTTCATGCAAAAGGTATTGAAAGACCCGGCGTTCAAGTCCATAAAAAAAGCACAATTCACCCCCATGAGGGATACCATTGCAGCCATGATGCAGTGCCCGCCTTTCCTGGATGAAATGCCGGTTTTTGTCAATTTTGAAGAAGAAGATTACATGGATATCCTGGAATTCCAGGAACAAATGGAAAGCATGGACCCCCACCTGAGGGACAGCCTGATCAGGGCCAATCCCCGTAAGGATCATGAAACGCTTTCGGAATATTCAGAGCGTATCCGTCGCCATAATGAACGCATTGATAACAAACGAAGTCGTCAGGAAAAACGCAAAGAATTCTGGAACAATGTTTTGTTCGGTGATAAGAAAAAGAATTGA
- a CDS encoding carbon-nitrogen hydrolase family protein yields the protein MEKLEHIENIELTYLSLDDYQELRVAMLEAYVGMDTWEEKHIESLINMFPEGQVVIKVNGQIAGSALSIIVDYHQFDEHHTYKEITGNYTFKTHSYSGDVLYGIDVFIIPDFRGLRLGRRLYDYRKELCERLNLKGVAFGGRIPNYHKYSDKLTPKEYINKVRRKEIHDPVLNFQISNDFHPARVLKGYLEGDKASNEFAVLLEWDNIYYEKPVKKAETIKKIVRLGLIQWQMRLYKDLEGLLQQAEYFIDAVSGYRSDFALFPEFFNAPLMAENNHLSEPEAIRELAKHTAAVVERFSSLAISYNINIITGSMPEIVNDRLHNAGYLCRRDGTIDRFEKLHITPDEARVWGMQGGRELKSFDTDCGKIGILICYDIEFPELSRLLADDGVDILFVPFLTDTQNGYSRVRNCAQARAIENECYVAIAGSVGNLPKVHNMDIQFAQSMVFTPCDFSFPANGIKAEATPNTEMILIADVDIDLLRELHQFGSVKNLKDRRKDIYELKRR from the coding sequence ATGGAAAAATTGGAACATATAGAAAATATTGAGCTGACCTACTTAAGCCTCGATGATTACCAGGAGCTCAGAGTTGCGATGCTTGAAGCCTATGTGGGTATGGATACCTGGGAGGAAAAGCATATTGAATCTCTGATCAATATGTTTCCGGAAGGCCAGGTAGTCATTAAGGTTAATGGCCAGATCGCCGGGAGTGCGCTGAGTATCATTGTTGATTATCACCAGTTCGATGAGCACCATACTTACAAGGAAATTACCGGAAACTATACATTCAAAACCCATTCCTATTCGGGGGATGTTCTTTACGGGATCGACGTTTTTATCATACCCGACTTCCGCGGATTACGGCTGGGCAGAAGACTTTATGATTATCGAAAAGAATTATGTGAAAGGTTAAACCTCAAAGGGGTGGCTTTTGGCGGCAGAATACCCAATTATCACAAATACTCCGATAAACTTACCCCCAAGGAATACATTAATAAGGTAAGAAGGAAAGAAATCCATGATCCGGTGTTGAATTTCCAGATATCGAATGATTTTCACCCGGCAAGAGTGTTAAAGGGTTATCTGGAGGGAGATAAAGCTTCCAATGAATTCGCTGTCTTGCTGGAATGGGATAACATTTATTATGAAAAACCCGTAAAAAAGGCCGAAACCATCAAAAAAATCGTCCGACTTGGATTGATTCAATGGCAGATGAGGCTTTACAAAGACCTGGAGGGGCTGCTGCAGCAGGCAGAATATTTTATAGACGCTGTGTCAGGGTACCGCTCAGACTTTGCGCTGTTTCCCGAGTTTTTTAATGCACCTTTAATGGCGGAGAACAACCACCTTTCTGAACCTGAAGCCATCCGTGAGCTGGCCAAACATACCGCAGCCGTGGTGGAAAGATTCTCTTCTCTGGCCATTTCCTACAACATCAACATCATTACGGGAAGCATGCCTGAAATTGTCAACGATCGTCTGCACAATGCCGGGTATTTGTGCCGGAGAGACGGAACCATTGACCGTTTTGAAAAACTCCATATCACACCAGATGAAGCCAGGGTTTGGGGAATGCAGGGCGGAAGGGAATTAAAATCCTTTGATACGGATTGTGGTAAAATTGGCATTCTCATTTGTTATGATATTGAATTCCCCGAACTGAGCAGATTACTTGCCGATGACGGGGTTGACATTTTATTCGTGCCCTTCCTGACGGATACTCAAAACGGGTATTCACGGGTCAGGAACTGCGCCCAGGCCCGTGCCATCGAAAATGAATGTTACGTGGCCATTGCCGGAAGTGTGGGTAATTTGCCCAAAGTGCACAATATGGATATCCAGTTTGCACAATCCATGGTGTTTACTCCTTGTGATTTTTCTTTTCCGGCCAATGGTATAAAAGCGGAGGCTACTCCCAATACGGAAATGATCCTCATCGCCGACGTGGATATTGACCTGCTCAGGGAGCTTCACCAGTTCGGGAGCGTAAAAAATTTAAAGGACAGACGAAAAGACATTTATGAACTAAAAAGGCGTTAA